One genomic window of Paenarthrobacter ureafaciens includes the following:
- a CDS encoding NAD-dependent protein deacetylase, whose product MTGFASQDPAPMEALEPAEVAGLQEAHGVLAGKRLAVLTGAGLSTDSGIPDYRGPGSAPRKPMTYQEFVRSAANRRRYWARNHIGWSHLRRANPNVGHAAVAAMEQRGLLSGLITQNVDRLHEDAGSVNVVDLHGRFDQVICLEQGHTFSRKLLAAILEELNPGFVQKAVEAGVVEMAPDADATVEDPELITSFVVAVCPVCGATLKPDFVYFGENVPKDRVQRAYGMVDDAGALLVAGSSLTVMSGLRFVRHAAKAGKPVVIINRGITRGDEFATLKLDLGVSGALSYLAGHLPDLDQAERSIGHSAG is encoded by the coding sequence GCCGAGGTTGCCGGGCTGCAAGAAGCGCATGGGGTCCTGGCAGGCAAGCGACTGGCTGTCCTCACCGGCGCAGGCCTCAGTACGGATTCCGGAATACCTGATTACAGGGGACCGGGATCGGCGCCAAGAAAGCCCATGACCTACCAGGAGTTCGTCCGCAGCGCGGCAAACCGCCGGCGGTACTGGGCCCGCAACCACATCGGATGGTCGCATCTGCGCCGCGCCAATCCGAACGTGGGCCATGCCGCTGTGGCAGCCATGGAACAGCGCGGCCTCCTGAGCGGACTCATTACGCAGAACGTCGACAGGCTCCACGAAGACGCAGGCAGCGTCAACGTGGTGGACCTCCATGGACGCTTCGACCAAGTCATCTGCCTGGAGCAGGGCCACACCTTTTCCAGGAAGTTGCTCGCCGCCATCCTCGAGGAGCTGAACCCGGGCTTTGTCCAGAAAGCCGTCGAGGCCGGCGTGGTGGAGATGGCTCCTGATGCGGATGCGACCGTGGAAGATCCGGAACTCATCACGTCCTTTGTGGTGGCCGTCTGTCCCGTCTGCGGGGCAACCCTCAAACCTGACTTTGTCTATTTCGGTGAAAACGTCCCCAAGGATCGTGTTCAGCGGGCTTATGGCATGGTTGACGACGCCGGCGCCCTTTTGGTGGCCGGATCGTCTCTAACCGTCATGAGCGGGCTGAGGTTCGTCCGCCATGCTGCCAAGGCGGGGAAGCCGGTGGTCATCATCAACAGGGGCATCACCCGTGGCGATGAGTTCGCAACGCTGAAGCTGGACCTGGGCGTCAGCGGAGCGTTGAGCTATTTGGCGGGGCATTTGCCCGATCTGGATCAAGCGGAACGTTCGATTGGTCATTCTGCCGGATGA